The sequence below is a genomic window from Eubalaena glacialis isolate mEubGla1 chromosome 13, mEubGla1.1.hap2.+ XY, whole genome shotgun sequence.
gtctttgttgctgtgcgtgggctttctctagttgtggtgaccgggagctactcttcattgcggtgtgcaggcttctcattgcggtgcgcgggcttctcattgcggtggcttctcttgttgtgaagcactggctctaggcacgcgggcttcagtagttgtagcacgtgggctcagtagtagtggctcgcaggctcagcagttgtggtgatgggcttagttgctccgcggcatgtgggatcttcccggaccagggctcaaacccgtgtcccctgcattggcaggtggattcttaaccactgtgccaccagggaagccctgttatgtatattttactacaatttaaGAAAGCTATTGTTCAAGAAATACCTTAAGAAAAGGATGGAATGAGCTCTTCTGCCCACTCAGACTCCTAGAGTAACTTGGAAACGTGTATTCACTGTTAATCTCCGTGGTACAGACACAAGTGTGTTGTTTCATTTCCagtactattttttctttttgaaatatttcatgacTTTAGAAAGTTAAAATTCACATATTTACTTGCAAATAACTTTTCCTATTACCACCGTATTTACTGAGCAAACTAAAAATCCAATCACGAAGGACATGGTTCTCCCTCTTCTGGAATCTGGAATCTTGAAGAACGAATCCCAGTTGCGTTTCTGCTCTCACACCACCAGCCCAAGCTCCCAGTAACAGGCTGGCCTGGGGAACCAGCACAGCTCCAAGGCCTTGCTCAGGCTGGCACAGCCCAGCGGGCACCTCCCAAGTATCTGCTGAAGAGCATCTGGAAAGATAATGAGCGTGTCTAGGACAAGAAGGTAAAAACTACCCTACCTGATAGCTTCCTTACTTTTCAGACTGTTGTTCACACACCaccaaggaggaggagaggacacAGAAAGTGTGTGGAAGGGGCCTTTTAGTCACCTCATTACTGTTGGCATTTTGTAATATAAACAAGCATTTCTACTTATTTTGGTAAATCAACAAAGTTTAagatttaaaacaacagaaaacccaCATTCCAATTGGAATACGACATCAATAGAGTCTATTCCAGACCAACAGATCCTTTTAGCTCTTgcaatgagagagacagagagagaaagggagagggagggaggaagggagggagagggagagggagagggggagagggagagggagagggggagagggggagagagggagacagggagagagggagacagggagacagagagggagtgagggagggagagagggagagagggagggaggaagggaaggagggagggagggagggagggagggagggagggagggagagagggagagagggagagagggagagagagaaagaaaaagaaagagatgcaACTAGAAACACTGGTCAGTACTTTCCCAAGAACCAGATGTGTCTGGTCCCAGTTTTCACTTCATTATCCCAGGGTATTTATTATCCATATGTCTTttggaagtgaaaaaataattttcaagagaTGTTAGTCTGATTAAAGGAGCAAATTGAGCCAGTATTACCAATATATTGAGCAATATAATCAAAagccactttttcttttaaaaagaatctcCACAGAAAACTCATAGTCTTGAAAGTAACAAATTACATACATTTGCTCTTCTTCCATTTTACAATTTTATGAGAAGCTACCTGCAGGCCAAATGCAAATCTGCCTACGTGTGCACACATCAGAATAATCTACTAATATTAATCGGACCTTGCCTAGACACAGTATCCCatgcacactttaaaaaaaaatcccagttagAATACTCATGAGACTGTATCCTCAGTACAAACTTCCGTTCATTTTCTACTTACATATTTTCAGGCAAGTCCAAAAAGGCTCCCTAAGATCACCACTGACAGATTTCAACAGATGTCCTAATAAAGCACTGATAATGAACACGATAGCCTCTGGCTGTGAACACAGCTACAGTTTACAAGGAACACCCTAAGTGCCTTCGAGGGTACAACCTAAAATCTTCCTCATTACcctgtttatttccttcacagCAAAAAGTGCCAGGGGTATTATTTGTCTGCCTATCATCTAAAATAAATGTCTAGAATGTCAGCTGCCTGGGGCTAGGGTCTTGGCTGTCTCATTCACCACGAAGAAGAAACAGCTAGAAGGATCAGCTGGTCTCGACTAGATTCTACTCTCcaggcctagaacagtgcctggttcgTCATATGCACTCAATATTTGTcgaatgaataaacataaaaacTGAGTGAGTGATGTCTAATACATTTTTAGAACTTAAAGACTGCATATACCATTGGTGCCTTGTTATaaacatattaatataaaaacaaaaccccaaaaattAATACAACCTGGAGATCAGTTAAAAGATACTGTTCGGGCTATAGTTGGCTGAAATTAGGGTGaccatctttacttttttttttaattgaagtacagttgctcTACAATATACAACAAGTATAgttgctagtttcaggtgtacagcatattgATTCAgccatctttgtattttttagaatGGTTTTTTCTAAACATAGCTGCCAAAAAAAATGTGAACCTCTTCGATTAAAATCAGAGTTTGGTATTATGTATGTTATGTTAATGTATTATGTAAATGAAACCGTGGGTGAGATTTTCAGAATCTCAAACCCAATTCACTAAATTGGCAGTGAGTATTTTCACTAAGAACTCTTTTCTCCATACATTATGATTTTCATTGTGAAATAAAGTGATCCTCAAAACAACTCAGAAGCTCATATGTAGGTTCCTCATTCCCTAGTTACTTATTCCAATAAATTTCGTGGTGGGGGGGGACCAACCCCATGAATTCTAGAGAAAGAGCTTTAACTCACCTGCTGCCACGTCAGCTTCAGCCGCTCACACTGCTCCTTGCCATCTTCAGAGCAATCGGAACAAGTAAACCTAAAAAAATTATCGCCCTTAAGGTAACTGAGCTGTTCCCTCAGCTGACctaggaggaaaacaaaaaaggcacGTCACAGGTGTATCTAGAACAGAGGTAACCCAAAATTTTAATCAATCTACCAGCCATTTCCCAAGTTTCCCAGgctgtgtttttccttttctttcagccAGCCCGTGAGGGCGGGATGGGGAAGGGAGTAGAGAAGGTTTTTATTCGTCTAACATCAAGTGCATGCCCACTAAGATAGATCTGTGGTTCCCGGACTTTCAGAAGAAAGACACTGGAAAGGCAGGTAGGATTGTTCTCACTGGCTGTTCGAAATGTTAACATTCCCGACTCCTACAGGAGGTCTCCTCACACATTCTTCCAAGAAAACATCTGAGCTCCCACTGTGCCACTGGGCTAGGAACCAGGAACACAACACCTGAGACAGACGCGGTGCTGGCTCTCAGAGGCTTACAGATGCAGTGAGGGCTACAGAGGAGAGAGTAGGTAATCACAGCAGCACAGAGGCTCTCCATCCTGACTGTGCATCAGAACCACCCAGGaagttttgtgttttaaatatgCCCGGGTCTATCCCCCGCAAAATAAATCAACCTCTGGAAGCAGGGCATTTTCTGAAGTTCCCCAGGTGACGCTGATGCTCTGGGAGACGTGGAAACCCTGGAGTGGGATGTGATGGCCGCCGTGGGGCAACGTGAGAGCACATAAAAGAGGTGCCCACCCACATGAGGAAGACATGAGCACTAGAAAAAGTGGGGTGGACGGGGGCCTGAAGGATGGCTAGAATTGGCAGGTGAAAAGAGGTGTTTGTGTGTGGGGCGGGGAGTATAGAGGCTGTAGAGACAAATGTTCCACAGAGGAAATTTACATGCACAAAGTCCTAGGGATAAGAAAGAactgcttgggcttccctggtggtgcggtggttaagaatccgcctgccaatgcaggggacacgggttccagccctggtctgggaagatcccacatgccgtggagcaactaagcccgtgcgccacaactactgagcctgcgctctagagcccgtgagccaaaactactgagcccgcgtgctgcaactactgaaacccatgtgcctagagcccgtgctccacaacaagagaagccaccgcaatgagaagctctcgcactgcaatgaagagtagcccccactcaccgcaactagagaaagccagcgtgcagcaacaaagacccaacacagccaaaaataaataaataaaataaatttataaaaaaaaaaaagaatgaactgctTGTGGAGAAGGAAAAGCTCACCCTAAATGCAAAGCTCTGTATCCATGTGGGGACAGGAGGGCACAAAGGAGAGAGGCTGGAGCAGTTAGCAGGGGCCCCAGGAGGCAGGGCATTTACAGCGCAGGCTGTGAGGATGGGGGAAAACCACCCAGGCTTTCAGGCAGAACCCTGAATCTATAAGCAGAGACAGCTCGAAAGCAAAAACTAGCTAACTTATAATAAATTTTAGGTTTGCTTTCTATGAAAATGgtgttaatttattaataaaaactaTGAATCCGAAGAGTTGAAACCACCTTAAAAACACCTCCACATACCAGAAAATGACCCAGTTCACaacaatatatatacacacacacatatataaatttctCTGACCTAGTTACAAATTCTATTACACAGAGTATTCCTCTAGTACATATGTCTTTACTACTCTGTGCCTAATGGAAACATCCTGTTTTGGTTaagagccctgatgcctggcaaAGCACCTTATCGCGTGTATCTACTGCCAGCAGATCAAGGAGGCCAGCAAGGAGAAAACACGAATGGCCCTAGAAAAATGCATAATACATATTTAATCTCCTAATTCCGACTTTATATCAACATACTATAGCAGTTGTTTTCCATGTAAGTTAAACACTACCAGAGTTATGTTTATGAGTCTGAAGTTTAGCTCTACACTGGACCTAGAATTTGGCCCCAAAACCACAATAATGTGACCCTGATAGAAAAATGTGGCTAATTCTTTAAGTAACACAGAATTtccaattttctaatttttattgggTTACAATCGAGAATGTTAATTTAACAACGTGATAGAGGTTGGCAGTAATATATATTAGTACAAATGTGTctatgttttatataaatttgcAGTTAATCAACTAcactaataataaatataagagtTATCTTTTTATTTGGGTCTCTTTCACATTCATGTTTCTTTCACAGGTTAGAAAAACAAACCCCGCAGGAATTGacaaagcaaaggaaaggagAAGCTCTTACTGGCTGGGATCCACTTCTGGCACTTGTCGCAGAAGTAGGACAGCTGCTCCTCCATCCACGACACGTCCCCTTCATCACTGTTTAGGGAGTCCCCGCTCTGGTCGTGAGACAAGTCCACGGACGCCTGGTCCTCTGACTCGACGATCAGCAGAGtctccccctccacctccccctcctccagcccctccgaGGTGGACGTTCTTGTAGCTTCATCGTCGTGCCGACTGATCAAACTGCTCAGATGGATGTTACTCTCCATCCCTCCCGGCTTGCAGGTTCAGTGCTCTCGGGAACAATCTCAGTCTCTGGACACTAAGCTTGAAGGGGCTCCTTGCTGACCACACAAACTCTCAGAAGAGCGTCTGCCTGACTCTACTCAGACACAAGGGGCACTTAAAGCAATTATTTAGAATATACGATCCATCGTCCTTTTTCTGATCAAGTTTAAAAGGACGGTGACCACAAAAAGGCTGAAGATCTCACTAAGCTGTTCTCCATcaacactcactcacacacacttaACGCTGTCTGTTCCATCAATATCTCACACGCATTTCAAGTCACGTTTTTTGAGATCCTTTTGCCAACaccatcttctctctttctgcttcaAGTTGCTCAGTCAGAAGAATCTGTTCTCCCAAAAGacgaatattttcttttttccgaTTTTGCCTCTCAATGTCTCTGATCACTCCGTCACGAAGCCTCTAAAAACGTAAGAAACAGATTTTAGTGAAACTCGGAACAGGTGGTTCCCATCCTTGTGTCATTCAAATCCAAAAATCAGTGTTACCAAAATACACTTAAAACTTTTAGATTCCAAGTACTCAATTACTATTTTAACTTTCTGTGTAAATGTAATAAACCATCAAATTAACTTGGTAGCGTGATAATATTATTACAGACCTCTTATCATACTTTAAGAAATTTTGcatcatttaatataaaaatgggaAGTaacaattaaaacagaaaaactgccactatgctgaattttaaaagtttagttaGTATATGATGCTTTAAAAAcgtgatgagggacttccctggcggtccagtggttaggactccgcacttccactgcaaggggcacggatactatccctggtcaaggaactaagatcctgcaagcagcggctcagccaaaaaagagaaagaacaactTGATGAGAGTTACTTGAGTAACTGTGAACTACATTCCTGTTAGCAATTGTCTTAACTGAATAATAAACatccaagaaagaaaattactaaaatttgAACAAACTTTAAGGATGCAAGAAAGTAAAGAACTCGGCTTCTTCTATTATATACagagaaaaggtaaaaattacaATTACATAATGGGGAAAGACGGGGAAAAAGAACGCTACcagcagaggaaaaaataaaggccCATTGATGGTCGTTACTTTGATAAACACTAAAGACAGGTAGAAAATTCTAGAATATGGACCTGGCATCTAAGATGAGACTTTCTAAAGCATCAATCCAGTCATTACTAATAACTTACACTTTACAGGTCATAAAATACTCTAATAACTTAACAGTGGCCTTGTGAGGCAGAATAATGGGGGCAGGGCCtagggcctggggcctgggtagggtttttttaaattactattatgtCTATTTTAACAACTCACCAAGTACCTACTTGCTGGCCCTCCTCCAGGCCTAGGGCTTCAGTCCCCATTATGGGGGAGCTGGGAAATTTAAGAGTCCTGGGACTGATAACACAACTGAAAACCAACTGTCCTGAACCCTGTGCCCCTGGCAAGATCTCCAGGCAGAATCGGAGGCTCTCATtccactcctccctccccagctcatCCTCTCCTGTGCTTCTTCCATCAGGACGCACCTATACACCCCACCCAAGCCCAGAAGCCCACACCGTCCACACCTGTTCTGAGGTCCTCCCCTCCTTTCTCAGGGACTTTAGCACTCGGCTTGGGACCTTGTTCTCCATCCAGCATTCGCTAGTTTCCTCCGGGTTTCAAAGTCTGTGCCGACTGCCTCGCACATGCCTCCTGCGACTTCCACTGGACTACCTTACTAAACACCGAGACCTCTTCACCATCACAACTCTAACACCTAGAACGCGGCTCCTCGTGTAGTACGCACTGCTGGTTTTGCTGGGTTCCTGTGAGGATCGAGGAcgatgcatgtaaagtgcttagtacaGCGCCTGGTATGTGGCAGGCAGTCAGGAAATAATGGGGGACAACagtcattgttttatttcttgcttcCTTGAACCTTCCAACACACCCGCTGTGTCAAACATTTGTCCTCTTTCCCGCTGCTAGAAAGTAACCCCGCAATGAATGACTGGACGTAAAACAAACACAGGTTATTCCGGTCAATCTCAACCTCTAACTTCCAAATACCTAAACCTTACACTTGTCCCATtctgacagtggttctcaaccccgGCCGCAAGTTAGAATCTCTGTGTCGCTTTTAAAACGTACCTAAGTGGGATCCGCATCcccaagagattctgattcaataggtcagGAGCAGGGCCCAGGCTGCTA
It includes:
- the LOC133103151 gene encoding protein PET117 homolog, mitochondrial translates to MSGRSKVVLGLSVVLTAATVAGVHMKQRQDQQRLRDGVIRDIERQNRKKENIRLLGEQILLTEQLEAEREKMVLAKGSQKT